From the Hevea brasiliensis isolate MT/VB/25A 57/8 chromosome 15, ASM3005281v1, whole genome shotgun sequence genome, one window contains:
- the LOC110650159 gene encoding protein RADIALIS-like 3, giving the protein MSSSYQASRNSRSSWSPRENKLFEKALALYDKETPDRWQNIAKAVGGKSAEEVKRHYEVLIEDVKHIESGRVPFPDYKSAGSRGNAN; this is encoded by the coding sequence ATGTCTTCAAGCTATCAAGCTTCGAGAAACTCTAGGTCCTCTTGGTCTCCAAGGGAAAACAAACTGTTTGAGAAGGCTCTAGCCTTGTATGATAAAGAAACACCAGACCGCTGGCAAAATATAGCCAAAGCTGTTGGTGGGAAATCAGCAGAAGAGGTCAAGAGACACTATGAAGTCCTCATTGAAGATGTTAAGCACATCGAGTCTGGTCGTGTTCCCTTTCCTGATTACAAGTCCGCTGGAAGCCGCGGCAATGCTAATTAA